TTACGATTACCGAATAGTGACTGGTGACTAGTGACTGGTGACTGGTGACTGGTGACTGGTATAGTGACTGGTGACTGGTGACTGGTGACTGGTAACTGGTAATTGGATTTTGGATGCCTGCCTGCCGGCCGGCAGGCTGGTTACTGGATGTCTCCGGTCCTATAGGTCTCATAGGTCTCATAGGTCGCATAGGTCCCAGGGATGAACACCGAACACCGAACACTGATTTAAGATTTAAGAAGTTTGGCCAACAGCAACCTAAAGCCTAATTGCCTAAAGCCTAATAGCGATTCAACCACCGATACCTTCTTGCGTTGTCCCCGAATTTCACTGCGCCCATTATCTCATGTGATCCGAGTGTACGGGCACCGATTGCGTTAAAGGTGTAGTCGAAAGCGTATCCGAAGTAATATTTATCAACACGCACACCTGCCATAATGATTGCAGAAGAACCTTTTCCTTTAAATGTTTCCTCAACGATGCTGTAACTGCCACCTGTGCGGTATGAAATTCCTGCCCAGTAATTTTCTTTCATGTACAATTTAACGTTCACATCAACCTGAGAAATAAACTTCTCTGTTGTTTTAAAAAGGAACGACGGCTCCATCAGCAAATCACGGCTCAGTTCAAACCTGTACCCGGCAGTGACAAAATAGTGACGGATCATTTTAAAACCAGGTCCTTCGGCATCAGCGCCGAGTTTTAGCGGCGTTTGGAAAAGCTGCATAGCTGAAATTCCGGCGTAAATGTGCTGATCTGTATAATATACGCCAAAATTCGCATCGGGAATAAAGGCTGATTTTTCAGTGTTAAATAACTTAGGATCATCTTCCTGTAAAAGTTTCATTTTATCATCATCGATCCTGAACTGGTAACCGGTGAGTGAAACTCCGAATGAAAGCTGTGATCTGTCGAAAGGTATATGGTAGGAATACGTTCCCTGGATGCCGGTGCGATTGAATGCTCCTGACCTGTCAGTAAATGCATATGCTCCGTAACCAACCCTGCCGCTTCTTGACATAACTCTTTTTCTCCGGCGGATGGAAGCAGATCTTGAAATATAGCTGTTTTTAAGAAGCCTTGTCTGGTAGCTCACGGCATAGGTGCTGGGAGCGTCTTTAAAACCTGCCCATTGTTCACGGGCCGTTAAATTTATAGCAGTATATCCTTCATGTCCTGCAACGGACGGATTCACTAAAAATCCATTCATCATATACTGACTGTAAACAGGTAATTGTTGTGAAAAAAGGGACTGGGATAACAGGGTCAGGATAATAGCGGTGTAAACGATATGAAAAACTCGGCGATTCATTTATCTGTCTTATTTTCTTTTCTTTCTTATACTCTTAACACGCGTCAAAGTTAGCATTGTTTGAGATCAATCAGCCTATTGATTTAGATCAATATATTTAAGCAATTCATAATCAGACTATTGGAACCAAGGTCCATTTTTTTCATATTTGACAAATTCACAGTTTTTTAGGACAAACTTTGAAACCTTAAAAACTATTTAAACAAAAGTGGAATTGGGATAATAACGGTGGAAATTTGCCATAACTTTTGAATCGATATCCGGACAGATATCAATTGCATGTTGGAAAACTACCGGATAACGTTGAT
Above is a genomic segment from Bacteroidales bacterium containing:
- a CDS encoding type IX secretion system membrane protein PorP/SprF, with amino-acid sequence MNRRVFHIVYTAIILTLLSQSLFSQQLPVYSQYMMNGFLVNPSVAGHEGYTAINLTAREQWAGFKDAPSTYAVSYQTRLLKNSYISRSASIRRRKRVMSRSGRVGYGAYAFTDRSGAFNRTGIQGTYSYHIPFDRSQLSFGVSLTGYQFRIDDDKMKLLQEDDPKLFNTEKSAFIPDANFGVYYTDQHIYAGISAMQLFQTPLKLGADAEGPGFKMIRHYFVTAGYRFELSRDLLMEPSFLFKTTEKFISQVDVNVKLYMKENYWAGISYRTGGSYSIVEETFKGKGSSAIIMAGVRVDKYYFGYAFDYTFNAIGARTLGSHEIMGAVKFGDNARRYRWLNRY